The sequence below is a genomic window from Setaria italica strain Yugu1 chromosome IV, Setaria_italica_v2.0, whole genome shotgun sequence.
TCATGTGCTCACATTCGCATGGTTTGCTGTCCAGGAAATAGCTGCATGTTCACATTGAGAATTGCCAAAAAAGcttttcttgatcacagcaaagCAAAATGCTGCCTCCGGCTTTCGTCATTTGCAAGCAAACAAAAGCATGGTTGTTCACCTCATGAAGCTCCACAGCACCTTCACATTTGAGGCAGCAAAGAACAAACTGTCATACTAATGCAAGGGAAATAAACTAGATTATATTTGCAAGCAAGAACCTGTGTACATACATAACTAATGCCTATAAAAGTTATCCTTTTGTCAAGATCTACTATTTAGTAATATTCCACAACATATAATACTACAATGCTATACTATTACACTAAAATCATGCATATTTATAGAAGTGGATTATTACCCACAAGCATGTGAAGCTGTGAACCACAGCAATCAGAAAGTGGCATGGCAGTTTAGTAATGGAACTAGTTCTCGAAGCATCAAACCTTTTATATCGTTTCTTAGAACCACACGGGCAGAGAGCATTCCTACTTATCTGACCACTCTTTGCCAGATTAGATTGGCCGATGTCCATTGGTGTAGAACCCACTAGATTTTGGATCTACAAACAAATATATGGTTAGAAATATCAAATGATTCTGCACAATGAAAAAACATAAACGAAAAGTCTATTCATGCGAGGCAATCAAGGAGATCGAAAACTGatgttaacagaagaagaaagtTAGAATCTTATATAATGGGATCCAACACATTTTGCAGACTGAATGAGTTACACAGAGCACTTTACAAAGTTCTGTAAATATAATCCAGAAAGTTGTAACAATGAAGATGACACTAAGAATAGCATTTATCAGATATATCAAACATGACCACATAAAAActgaaaaaaggagaaaaaggtaCCAGAAGCATAACCAGCTTGCTGCTACTAAATTATTATGTTGACACCTTGACATACCAGATTACCAATTAAAATGTCTAATGATAATTAATTTCAAGCTAATATGGAAAAACAAGGCTACTGCATTTTCCTTCTCCATATGTCTGTAACATCACACCTCACTTTTGGTATGATAATATGATCTAATGTCCTTTATCCAGCTGAATATGCCTGCAACTTTACATTACTCAAAATATGCACCCTCCCCACACTAGGTTGTATTGTCTTTATTTGTTCGCCTCAGTTGTCTATACTGCCCGTTTGCTCCTCTTCAATTCATTGTAGAATTATAGATTATAAATCAAATTGACCAAAAGTAACAGTCCCCAACACCCCTCAAGAGTGTATTTTGCAGTCATCCCACACAAGCTTAATAATACTTAATACACATAGCTGAATATATATCCCACACAAGCTTAATAACATATAGCTCCATATCCTTGTCAgtttttcttatattttttaCCTCATTAAATGTCTTTGGCAGTGGCTTTCCTTCTTCCTTGAGCTTTACTAACTTCTTCTGAGCCTCTTTAGCCCATGTATACTTGGCCAGTATGTGCTCCACATCAGCAATAGTGCAGTTGCAGTGCTTGGAGGCATTAATCTTGTCACTGTTTTGGAGTTTCTGAAGAAAAATTACAGTGCAGCCAATCAATCAATCTCCAACCAATATGCCAAACCCTCTATTcaaatccaaagaaaaaaagaataaaaagaaagaaacataaaATCTGCGTGTACCTGGCCAATGGGGTCGATGGCGCCGAGGTAGCGCAGCACGGAGGAGTGCTTCTCGAAGGCGCTTACGGCGGTGGCCTCGCTGGCCCGCCCGGAGACGAAGTTCTTCAACTTTCCcagcttcctcgccgtctcaaTCGAGTCCGCGAACTCTGCAAAATCGAACCCAATCTGAGAGGCCGGTCAAGCCGCCGCACCGCTACCAGCCCGACGAGAGCGGAACCGAAGCAACGGCCGGGCGCATCGGCGACTTACTGATGAGGGTGAAGGAGTCTGCCTCGGAGGCCGCGTCGGGCTTCTTGCCGGTGAAGGTGGACTTGATCTTGTCGAACCAGCCGAGGGAGGCGAGGTGCGGGGTCGAGGAGATCCCGCGGCTGGCCGTGAGGAGGTGGAGTGCCCGGCGGGAGGCCATGGGTGCCGTCTCCGGtgagccgccggcggcgagcgggatgGGTTTCTTGCTTGGGTTTTATTGCGGCGCCGGCGAGAAGGGGGAATGGAAGACGCGTAAGCTGATGGGCTTTCAAGAAAGCGTAATCAAGCAGTGAGGCCTTTCACGACGGCCCAACTGATGTTCAAAATGTTTAGCAGCCCAAAATGCTTAGCTCCATCCAAAATTCGTCAATAAGAGGAATGCTGTCGCAAAGACAGCGAAATACATGTACACACAGACGCCGCACTATTAAATTCACAAAAATCACAACTACTCCAACCAGTAAAAGCTCCATTTCAAGCACAAATTAGGACGCCGTGCACATGTCTATTTTGTATTTCATCCGTGGAGTACTGTAACCTCATTCCGTTTTCACCACCAGGTAGAATTTTGACATACATCTCAGTATCTTAGTGAGAGCTTCCAGTGGCAAGAATGAGATTCTAAGTAACGAAAAGGAATCAAGGTGCCAAATCAGTGGTGAGAAGGAAGAAATTTCCAGAACAACAAACTCCTTTACATTCTGCCCACGAAGTAGCATGGTTGTTCACCTCATGAAGCTCCACAGCACCTTCACATTTGAGGCAGAAAAGAACAAATTGTTATAATAATACAAGGGAAATAAACTAGATTATACTATTATAGTTGCCAGCAAGAATCCGTAGACATACAAAACTAATGCTGGTAAAAGTTACCCTTTTCCCAAAATCTACTATTTAGTCAATCCAAAATCCACTATTTAGTCAAATTCCACTGTATATAATACTACAATGCTATACAATGTATATAGCAGAACAATTATACAATGTGCGGATTATTTTCTACGAGTAACCGTATTGCAGGCATTATGGCTTATGTGAATCATAGCAATCGGAAAGGTCATCAATCGAAGAGCAGCATGGCAGTTTAGTAATGGAACTAGACAACTAGTTCTTGAAGTATCGAACCTTTTATATCGTTTCTTAGAACCACATGGGCAGAGAGCATTCCTACTTATCTGACCACTCTTTGCCAGATTAGATTGGCCGACATCCATTGGTGTAGAACCCATTAGATTTTGGATCTACAAGCAAAAGTATGGTTAGAAATATCAAATGATTCACCACAATGAAAAAAACCTAAATGAAATATCTATTCATGCGAGGTAATCAAGGTGATCGGAATATGATGTTAATAGAAGAAGAAAATTAGAATCTAATCTAATCGCACCCAACACTTTTTGCAGCCCAACTGAGTTACACAGAGTGCTTTACAGAATTCCTCAAATATAATCCAGAAAGTTGTTTATGATGAAAGGAGGACACTAAGAATAGCATTTGTGAATGGAGCAAGATCATAAGTCAGACATACCAAACATGACCACACAAAAGCtgataaaaaaagagaaaaaggtacCAGAAGCATAACCAGCCTGCTGCTACTGAATTATTATGTTTTCACCTTGGCATACCAATTAAGATGTTTAATGATGAATAATTTCAAGCTAATATGGAAAAACCAGGCTACTGCATTTCCTTGTCTATATATCTGTAACAACGCACCTCACTTTCGGTATGATATAATGTCCTTTATCCAGCTAAATGTGGCTACAAGTTTACATTACTCAAAATATGCACTTTACTGGTATATTCTGTTCTTTTCATGTCCTCACTCGCTTGTATGTTTTTATTTGTTCGCCTCAATTGTCTATAATATCCATTCGCTCCTCTTCAATGCATTGTAGAATAATAGACTATAAATCAAATTAAACAAAGTAACAATCCCCAATACCCCTCAAGAGTGTATTTTGTAGCCATTCCTCACAAGCTTAATAACACACATAGCTCCATGTCCTTGTCAGTTTTTCAGTTTGTCTTATAATTTTACCTCATTAAATGTCTTCGGCAGTGGCTTTCCTTCTTCCTTGAgctttgccatcttcttctgAGCCTCTTTAGCCCATGTATACTTGGCCAGTATGTGCTCCACATCAGCAATCGTGCAGTTGCAGTGCTTGGTCGCGTTGATCTTGTCACTGTTTTGGAGtttctgaagaaaaaaaaattacagagTAGACAATCAATTAATCTCCAACCCAAATGCCAGGCCATCTatccaaaaaaagaaacatcaaaTCAGTGTGTACCTCGCCAGTGGGGTCGATGGCACCGAGGTAGCGCAGCACGGCGGAGTGCTTCTCGAAGGCGTTGACGACGGTGGCCTCGCTGGCCCGCCCGGCGACGAAGTTCTTGAACGCCCCcatcttcctcgccgtctccatGGTGTCCGCGAACTCTGTAAATCAGACCCAATCCCAGAGGCCGTTCAAGCCGCGGCTTCGCTATTAGCTATAAGGAGAGGATTCGAAGCAGCGGCCGGGCTCATCGGCGACTTACTGATGAGGGTGAAGGAGTCCGCCTCGGAGGCCGCGTCGGGCTTCTTGCCGGTGAAGGTGGACTTGATCTTGTCGAACCAGCCGAGGGAGGCGAGGTGCGGGGTCGAGGAGATCCTGCGGTTGGCCGTGAGGAGGTGGAGCGCCCGGCGGGAGGCCATGGGTGCCGTCTCCGGTGAGCCGCCGGTGGCGAGGCGGGGTCGGGTCTCTTGCTGGGGTTTAttgcggcgccgccgaggaggagagTGATGGAAGAAGGCGCCTAAGGTGTGATGATGGGCTTTCAAGAAAGCGTAATCAAACAGTGAGGCCTTTTAGCGGCCCAACTGATGCTCAAAAATGTTTAGCAGCCCAAAATTCTTAGCTCCAAGAAATATGGGTCTGATTGGTTCCTTGCACCACCCCGGATACGAGCTCCCCGCATGCGACCTCGAGCTGATTGGTTACCTGGACTAGTGCTGGGCCTGGCTCGCTGCGTGCAAAAAGCGTCGCGGAACCTGGCTCCCGGGGTGCGGCCGAAACCTTTGTTTCCCCGGAGCCAGGCTCGCGCGGTGCATGGAGGAGCACATGGGCAGCATGTCAGGGAGAGAAAGCGGCTGGCCGTGCACGCAACCAATCAATTTCTCTTGCTAGCCTGGCTGCGTTGAAACGCAAACCAATCTCGCTAGCGCACCTTGGGAGCCTGGCCAACGGGGGCCTGGATGACCTGTGCGAGCCAGGCTGCGACCGGAAGGAAACCAATCAGACCCATAGAATTTCTGTCATAGAGCCAGAGGAAGCTATTGCAAAGGCGGACACGTTTCTATGGGATACACAGACGCCGCCGTATCAGATTCACAAATGCACAATTGCTACAAACTTAAACTTCGTGCACCTCATTCCGCCTTCACCACCGGGTAGAATTTTGACATACATCTCACTGTCATCAGTGTCAGTGAGAGAGCTGCGAGCGGCAACAATGGGATTCGAAGTAATGAAAGGGAATCAAGGTGCCAAGTCAGTGGTGAAAAGGAAGCAAT
It includes:
- the LOC101754193 gene encoding uncharacterized protein LOC101754193 isoform X3 — protein: MASRRALHLLTANRRISSTPHLASLGWFDKIKSTFTGKKPDAASEADSFTLIKFADTMETARKMGAFKNFVAGRASEATVVNAFEKHSAVLRYLGAIDPTGEKLQNSDKINATKHCNCTIADVEHILAKYTWAKEAQKKMAKLKEEGKPLPKTFNEIQNLVGSTPMDIGQSNLAKSGQISRNALCPCGSKKRYKRCCGAS
- the LOC101754193 gene encoding uncharacterized protein LOC101754193 isoform X1, producing MASRRALHLLTASRGISSTPHLASLGWFDKIKSTFTGKKPDAASEADSFTLIKFADSIETARKLGKLKNFVSGRASEATAVSAFEKHSSVLRYLGAIDPIGQKLQNSDKINASKHCNCTIADVEHILAKYTWAKEAQKKLVKLKEEGKPLPKTFNEIQNLVGSTPMDIGQSNLAKSGQISRNALCPCGSKKRYKRCCGAS
- the LOC101754193 gene encoding uncharacterized protein LOC101754193 isoform X2, with protein sequence MASRRALHLLTANRRISSTPHLASLGWFDKIKSTFTGKKPDAASEADSFTLIKFADSIETARKLGKLKNFVSGRASEATAVSAFEKHSSVLRYLGAIDPIGQKLQNSDKINASKHCNCTIADVEHILAKYTWAKEAQKKLVKLKEEGKPLPKTFNEIQNLVGSTPMDIGQSNLAKSGQISRNALCPCGSKKRYKRCCGAS
- the LOC101754193 gene encoding uncharacterized protein LOC101754193 isoform X5 produces the protein MASRRALHLLTANRRISSTPHLASLGWFDKIKSTFTGKKPDAASEADSFTLIKFADTMETARKMGAFKNFVAGRASEATVVNAFEKHSAVLRYLGAIDPTGEKLQNSDKINATKHCNCTIADVEHILAKYTWAKEAQKKMAKLKEEGKPLPKTFNEIQNLMGSTPMDVGQSNLAKSGQISRNALCPCGSKKRYKRCCGAS